The following coding sequences lie in one Niabella agricola genomic window:
- a CDS encoding glycosyltransferase, which produces MEITFSVILPVKNGGAYVKECIESVLAQTHRDFNFIILDNNSTDGTTAYIESLKDPRILHLRSNEDLSMPDNWKRALKLPSNEYITFIGHDDLLYKDYLRTMQQLILEYPEASIYQTHFTYMNAAGAPVRPCQPMPRTMDIEAFLEGEFRQTIDSMGTGYMFRSSDFMQCGGFDTSYPNLLFADYQLFAELTAGSFMAVSPAICFAYRLHTSLSISTGVDLYRKAFERYIGFLNRLRKENALADQAIKNWGAHFLSFYCRSLSHRLAKAPLQNRYTVGRFVQACRQYARLLGIAEKFKPYRDPTIVLAALLDATPVTGNLYRLLRR; this is translated from the coding sequence ATGGAAATAACCTTTTCCGTCATATTACCGGTAAAAAATGGTGGTGCATATGTAAAGGAATGCATCGAAAGCGTGCTTGCGCAAACTCACCGGGACTTTAATTTTATCATTCTTGACAACAACAGCACCGACGGAACCACGGCTTACATCGAATCGCTAAAAGATCCCCGTATTCTTCATTTACGATCAAATGAAGACCTGTCAATGCCAGACAACTGGAAAAGAGCCCTGAAGTTGCCCTCGAATGAATATATAACCTTTATCGGGCACGATGACCTGCTGTACAAGGATTATCTCCGGACCATGCAACAGCTCATCCTGGAGTATCCGGAAGCCTCTATATACCAAACGCATTTCACTTATATGAATGCGGCGGGAGCGCCGGTGCGGCCCTGCCAGCCCATGCCCCGAACCATGGATATTGAAGCCTTTTTAGAAGGTGAATTCAGACAAACAATCGACAGTATGGGCACGGGTTATATGTTCCGGTCTTCAGATTTTATGCAATGCGGAGGTTTTGATACCAGCTATCCAAACCTGCTTTTTGCCGATTACCAGTTGTTTGCTGAACTTACCGCAGGTTCTTTTATGGCAGTGTCTCCGGCCATCTGTTTTGCATACCGGCTGCATACCAGCCTTTCCATCAGCACCGGCGTGGATCTTTACAGAAAAGCTTTTGAACGATACATCGGTTTTCTAAACAGGCTTAGAAAAGAAAATGCTCTTGCAGACCAGGCAATAAAAAACTGGGGGGCGCATTTTTTGTCGTTTTATTGCCGCAGCCTGAGTCACCGCCTGGCAAAAGCACCCCTGCAAAACCGGTATACCGTGGGGAGGTTTGTACAGGCATGCCGGCAATACGCCCGGCTGCTGGGCATAGCGGAAAAATTTAAGCCTTACCGGGATCCCACCATCGTTCTTGCAGCTTTGCTGGACGCGACCCCGGTTACGGGAAATTTATACCGGCTGTTACGCCGTTAA
- a CDS encoding glycosyltransferase family 4 protein, translated as MVPYKIVPPVTGGEKAGYYFLKHLAVLGRMTCFTVAENEQLNTLYPTLPVLGSSRNKFRYINPLLFFRLRRLLKEQGIRYLTMEHPYFGWLGMLLQRLAGIKFIIHSHNIEAFRFKDLKKWWWKWLFRYEKMVHRFADLSFFISPEDRSFALQHYQLSPEKCIVLPYGIELTWVSAETKKEAKRVLCSELGIDINTRLVLFNGTLSYRPNLNAVTAILRSINPLLRQQFSKPYKILICGKGLPDALLAEMKEQEQHDILYRGFVEDIQLYFSAADLFINPVADGGGIKTKLVEALGSNTPAVSYKKGAFGVPAALTGTHLRVVEDRDDSQFVNAMIAALNEQNGDIPESFYDYFSWDSIAQRGVEAIKKIKV; from the coding sequence TTGGTTCCTTATAAAATCGTTCCTCCGGTAACCGGCGGGGAAAAAGCAGGGTACTATTTTTTAAAGCATCTTGCCGTATTGGGAAGAATGACCTGTTTTACCGTTGCTGAAAATGAGCAGCTCAATACGCTGTACCCTACGCTTCCCGTATTGGGAAGCAGCCGCAATAAATTCAGGTACATCAACCCCCTGCTGTTTTTCAGGTTGCGCCGGTTGCTGAAAGAGCAGGGGATCCGTTACCTGACGATGGAACATCCGTACTTTGGATGGCTGGGTATGCTGCTGCAACGGCTGGCTGGCATAAAGTTTATTATTCACTCTCACAATATTGAAGCATTCCGTTTCAAAGACCTGAAGAAATGGTGGTGGAAGTGGTTGTTCCGTTATGAAAAGATGGTACACCGGTTTGCGGACCTTAGCTTCTTTATTTCGCCGGAGGATCGCAGTTTTGCATTACAGCATTATCAGTTATCGCCGGAGAAATGTATCGTTTTGCCTTATGGTATAGAGCTTACATGGGTTTCGGCAGAAACAAAAAAGGAAGCAAAGCGCGTTTTGTGCAGTGAACTGGGCATCGACATCAACACCCGCCTGGTGCTCTTTAACGGAACCCTCAGTTACCGGCCCAACCTGAATGCCGTAACTGCCATTTTAAGATCGATCAACCCGTTGCTACGGCAACAGTTCTCAAAACCTTATAAGATCCTCATCTGCGGAAAAGGTCTTCCTGATGCCCTTTTAGCGGAAATGAAGGAACAGGAGCAACATGATATTCTGTACAGAGGATTTGTGGAAGACATCCAGCTTTACTTTTCTGCTGCGGATCTGTTTATTAATCCTGTTGCAGACGGGGGGGGGATTAAAACCAAACTGGTGGAAGCCCTTGGCAGTAATACGCCTGCCGTGTCCTATAAAAAAGGGGCCTTCGGAGTGCCCGCAGCGCTCACCGGCACGCATCTCCGGGTAGTAGAAGATAGGGATGACTCTCAATTCGTAAACGCAATGATTGCTGCGTTAAATGAGCAAAACGGCGACATACCGGAATCCTTTTATGATTATTTCAGCTGGGATAGCATTGCGCAGCGGGGAGTGGAAGCTATCAAAAAAATAAAGGTTTGA
- a CDS encoding glycosyltransferase family 4 protein, which yields MNIAVNCWNLRNKNIDGIGNVIIETISRLIQQHPEIHFQLLCDKSFDRSYFDFPNARKHLIFPPYRHPLLYLFYLEGKLPSFLKKNKTDLFIGMDGMISLRTNCKQIAVMHDLNFEYHPKDLLLRNRLYYRFFFKRFAQKSSRIVAVSEYTKNDIMDRYHIDAGKIDVMYLGVKTIFHPLTTNEIQAVRNKYSNGLPYFFFVGSMHPRKNIPRLLAAFELFKMETGSHTKLLLAGNLQWKTDVLQHALQYLKYRDDIHFTGRVSDAELNQLLAASQGLVFVPTFEGFGLPIIEGFQAGVPVICSNTTSMPEVAGGAALLVNPLNTNEIAAAMSRVDTDKKYRIGLIEKGTLRKALFNWEQSSVQLYASILKTFGQ from the coding sequence ATGAACATTGCTGTTAATTGCTGGAATCTCCGGAATAAAAATATCGATGGCATTGGAAATGTGATCATCGAAACCATTTCCCGGCTGATTCAACAGCACCCGGAAATCCACTTCCAGTTGCTGTGCGATAAAAGTTTCGACAGAAGTTATTTTGATTTCCCCAATGCCCGGAAGCATTTGATATTCCCCCCCTATCGCCATCCGTTGCTGTACCTGTTTTACCTGGAAGGAAAGCTCCCTTCCTTTTTAAAAAAGAACAAAACAGATCTGTTCATAGGAATGGATGGCATGATCAGCCTGCGCACCAACTGTAAGCAGATCGCCGTTATGCATGACCTCAATTTTGAATACCACCCCAAAGATCTTTTATTACGGAACCGGCTTTATTACCGTTTTTTCTTTAAACGGTTTGCACAAAAATCATCCCGCATTGTAGCGGTTTCCGAATATACCAAAAACGACATTATGGACCGTTATCACATCGACGCAGGCAAGATCGATGTCATGTACCTGGGTGTAAAAACCATATTCCATCCGTTAACAACCAACGAAATTCAAGCTGTACGGAATAAGTATTCCAACGGGCTACCGTACTTTTTCTTCGTAGGATCAATGCACCCGCGTAAAAATATTCCCCGCCTTCTGGCTGCTTTCGAACTATTTAAAATGGAAACCGGCAGCCATACGAAACTATTGCTTGCCGGTAACCTCCAGTGGAAAACGGACGTACTACAGCATGCCCTTCAATACCTGAAATACCGGGATGATATCCATTTCACGGGAAGAGTCAGCGATGCGGAACTGAACCAACTCCTTGCCGCCAGCCAGGGCCTTGTATTTGTTCCAACATTTGAAGGGTTCGGATTGCCCATTATTGAAGGCTTCCAGGCCGGCGTTCCGGTCATCTGCAGCAACACTACGTCTATGCCTGAAGTGGCCGGGGGCGCAGCGTTGCTGGTAAATCCGCTCAACACAAATGAAATTGCCGCAGCCATGAGCCGGGTTGACACCGATAAGAAATACAGGATCGGATTAATTGAAAAAGGAACACTGCGTAAAGCCCTATTCAACTGGGAGCAAAGCAGCGTACAACTGTATGCAAGCATTTTGAAAACATTCGGACAATAA